From the genome of Pseudanabaena sp. BC1403, one region includes:
- a CDS encoding ATP-binding protein, producing the protein MTETPNIKFIDSEITLTNCDREPIHIPGTIQPHGILMVLSPSDFLIKQVSANTIDILGIEPKAILDSPLVDLIGIDSIAAIQASLMREFEQTNPLKLILTIKDTSPQSFNGIVHLAKSGEIVLELEPMESPTSDRTFSHFYYSFHKILAKIQWTQTLEELCTLVVKEVKQLTGCDRVMIYRFKENGDGWIVAEAKQPEMESFLGLQYPHTDIPIQARYLYTINWLRFLVDINAQPVGLVTSDPQDSEMPVKLLDMSHCVLRSISPIHIEYLKNMGVGASMSVSLIQQKHLWGLIVCHHNSAKYIPYEIRTVCEFLGHLLSSELAAKEANENLDYKLQLKTIQSKFVERLIETMDFLAASQTMPDGLLQFTGAQGAAICDGVNITLIGTTPNKSQIFGLLEWLPSRIKNDLFVTDGLSLQYPDAGVYKDSASGLLAMVISQIRNLHILWFRPEILQTVTWAGEPNKQKKIETDGSVTLTPRQSFAAWEESVRFKSTPWLPSEINGAIKLREVLQDITGRNQAEEQLKQANEELLRATRLKDEFLANMSHELRTPLNSILGMNESLQEGIFGSINQQQLKALQTIENSSNHLLALINDILDVAKIESGQVELNLTSVNIKKLCQSSLVFIKQQALTRRIQLIEKIPSRLPETMLDERRIRQVLINLLNNAVKFTPEGGTITLEVSLVKLAEYSESSVFLRISVIDTGIGISPENIQKLFKPFVQIDSALNRQYQGTGLGLTLVKRLVEIHGGHVSLTSKLDEGSCFTINLPFCSDLSVTEVLPEFDSQGESILEQSQSQQVKSPLILLAEDNEANIMTISSYLAAKECQIIVAKNGVDAIAITKSERPDLILMDIQMPVMDGLEAITQIRLDPSLVDIPIIALTALAMEGDRDRCLAAGANEYMSKPIKLKQLDILVQQLL; encoded by the coding sequence ATGACAGAAACACCTAACATCAAATTTATTGATTCGGAAATTACCTTAACAAATTGCGATCGCGAGCCGATTCATATTCCTGGAACAATTCAACCTCATGGAATATTAATGGTTTTATCTCCATCAGACTTTTTGATTAAACAGGTTAGTGCCAATACCATTGATATCCTCGGCATCGAGCCTAAGGCAATATTAGATAGTCCTTTAGTAGATTTGATCGGGATTGATAGCATCGCCGCTATTCAAGCTAGCCTAATGCGTGAATTTGAGCAGACAAATCCCCTAAAACTTATCTTAACTATCAAAGATACATCTCCTCAGAGCTTTAATGGCATCGTCCACCTTGCAAAAAGTGGAGAGATCGTCCTAGAACTCGAACCAATGGAATCGCCTACCAGCGATCGCACTTTTTCTCATTTTTATTACAGTTTCCATAAGATTTTGGCAAAGATTCAATGGACACAAACCCTTGAAGAACTTTGTACATTAGTGGTGAAAGAAGTAAAGCAACTAACAGGGTGCGATCGTGTGATGATCTACCGCTTTAAAGAAAACGGCGATGGTTGGATTGTCGCTGAGGCAAAGCAACCAGAAATGGAAAGCTTTTTGGGATTGCAATATCCGCATACAGATATTCCCATACAAGCAAGATATCTTTATACAATCAATTGGTTACGCTTTCTTGTTGATATTAATGCTCAACCAGTTGGCTTAGTTACTAGTGATCCTCAAGATTCAGAGATGCCTGTAAAGCTTTTAGACATGAGTCATTGCGTGTTACGAAGCATCTCGCCTATTCATATCGAATATTTAAAAAATATGGGAGTTGGCGCATCAATGTCAGTCTCATTGATCCAGCAAAAACACCTATGGGGACTGATTGTCTGCCACCATAACAGCGCCAAATATATTCCCTATGAAATTCGTACTGTTTGTGAATTCTTGGGGCATTTACTGTCTAGTGAGCTAGCCGCTAAGGAAGCCAATGAAAATCTTGACTATAAGCTGCAACTCAAAACTATCCAGAGCAAGTTTGTTGAGAGACTGATTGAAACAATGGATTTCTTAGCTGCTTCACAAACAATGCCAGATGGACTATTGCAGTTTACTGGTGCTCAGGGAGCAGCTATCTGTGATGGCGTAAATATTACGCTCATCGGCACAACTCCCAATAAAAGTCAAATATTCGGTTTATTAGAATGGCTACCTTCCCGAATTAAGAATGATCTATTTGTGACCGATGGGCTATCTTTACAATATCCAGATGCTGGAGTTTACAAAGATAGTGCTAGCGGACTACTAGCGATGGTAATCTCTCAGATCAGAAATCTCCATATACTCTGGTTTCGACCTGAAATCTTGCAAACAGTAACTTGGGCTGGTGAACCGAATAAGCAAAAGAAGATAGAAACAGATGGTTCGGTGACACTCACACCTCGTCAGTCCTTTGCTGCATGGGAAGAGTCAGTTAGATTTAAATCTACGCCTTGGTTGCCCAGTGAAATCAATGGGGCGATCAAGCTTAGAGAGGTTCTCCAAGATATTACAGGGCGTAACCAAGCGGAAGAACAGCTAAAGCAAGCTAACGAAGAACTATTGCGGGCTACCCGTCTCAAAGATGAATTTCTTGCTAATATGAGTCATGAACTACGGACACCACTCAATTCTATTTTAGGAATGAATGAATCTCTACAAGAAGGAATATTTGGGAGCATTAATCAACAACAACTTAAAGCATTACAAACTATTGAGAATAGCAGTAATCATCTTTTAGCTTTGATCAATGACATTCTCGATGTGGCAAAGATCGAGTCTGGACAAGTTGAACTGAATCTAACTTCCGTCAATATCAAAAAATTATGTCAATCAAGTTTAGTATTCATCAAGCAGCAAGCTCTAACAAGGCGAATTCAATTAATCGAAAAAATCCCTAGTCGTCTGCCAGAAACAATGCTTGATGAGAGGCGTATCCGTCAGGTCTTGATCAATCTTCTAAATAATGCTGTTAAATTCACTCCCGAAGGAGGGACAATCACACTAGAAGTATCACTCGTTAAGCTTGCTGAATACTCAGAGTCTTCAGTTTTTCTCAGAATATCTGTAATTGACACAGGAATAGGAATATCCCCAGAGAATATTCAAAAACTCTTTAAACCTTTTGTTCAAATCGATAGTGCCCTAAACCGTCAATATCAGGGGACTGGCTTAGGGTTAACATTAGTAAAACGCCTGGTCGAAATCCACGGAGGGCATGTCAGCCTAACCAGTAAGTTGGATGAAGGCAGTTGCTTTACGATAAATCTTCCATTTTGTTCAGATTTATCTGTCACTGAAGTATTACCTGAGTTCGACTCACAAGGAGAGTCTATCTTGGAGCAGAGTCAATCACAGCAAGTAAAATCACCCTTAATCTTGCTTGCAGAGGATAACGAAGCCAACATCATGACAATTTCCAGCTATCTCGCAGCCAAAGAATGTCAGATTATAGTGGCTAAAAATGGTGTTGACGCGATCGCCATTACTAAAAGCGAGCGTCCAGATTTGATTTTGATGGATATCCAAATGCCTGTGATGGATGGACTCGAAGCAATCACTCAAATTCGCCTCGATCCTAGTTTGGTTGACATTCCGATTATCGCCTTAACAGCTCTAGCGATGGAAGGCGATCGCGATCGCTGTTTGGCGGCTGGCGCTAATGAATACATGAGCAAACCGATCAAACTAAAACAATTAGATATTTTAGTGCAACAATTGCTCTAA
- a CDS encoding ABC transporter ATP-binding protein, which produces MITMENITKSYRLGEVDIPILKGINLHIDSGEYVSIMGASGSGKSTLMNIIGCLDRPTGGEYYLEELNLTSLAKADLAYIRNQRIGFVFQQFNLLSRATALENVMLPMVYAGVPKEERRSRAEDALVKVGLGDRLSNRPNQLSGGQQQRVAIARSLVNQPALLLADEPTGALDSQTSQEVMNLFSDLNSQDITIVIVTHEPDIAAQTKRKIFVQDGLIVG; this is translated from the coding sequence ATGATTACAATGGAAAATATCACCAAAAGTTATCGACTCGGAGAGGTTGATATCCCGATTCTCAAAGGGATTAATCTGCATATCGACTCGGGCGAATATGTCTCGATTATGGGCGCATCGGGATCTGGTAAATCCACATTAATGAATATCATTGGCTGTCTCGATCGCCCTACGGGTGGCGAATATTATTTAGAAGAGCTAAACCTAACCAGTCTAGCAAAAGCTGATTTAGCCTATATCCGCAATCAGCGCATTGGGTTTGTGTTTCAGCAGTTCAATCTCTTATCACGAGCAACGGCTTTAGAAAATGTGATGTTGCCAATGGTCTATGCAGGAGTTCCCAAAGAAGAACGCCGATCGCGTGCCGAAGATGCTTTAGTAAAAGTGGGTTTAGGCGATCGCTTATCCAATCGCCCCAATCAACTCTCTGGCGGACAACAACAACGAGTGGCGATCGCCCGTTCGTTGGTCAATCAACCTGCGCTACTTCTAGCTGATGAGCCAACGGGTGCGCTAGATTCGCAAACTTCGCAGGAGGTGATGAATTTGTTTAGCGATCTCAATTCTCAAGACATCACAATTGTCATCGTTACCCACGAGCCAGATATCGCTGCTCAAACTAAGCGGAAAATTTTTGTGCAAGATGGTTTGATTGTGGGCTAA